GCAATATGATTGGCGGCTCACTTACGCCTACACACGGTCACATTGATAAAGCAGGAGACGTAAGTGTAATTGCGATTAACGCAGGACTCAATGGTAACTTGACAGGTATGGAAAACATCGAATTCAAAATGCTTTGTATGGGTTTTAACAAACATGAAATTAAAGCACTCACACCTCAAATAGTTGAATTTAGTGAATTAGGTGAATTTATTTATCAACCTGTTAAGAAATATTCCAGTGGTATGCGTTCAAAACTTGGATTTTCTATAAGTGTAACGATAAACCCTGAAATATTAGTCATCGACGAAGCATTATCTGTTGGAGACCAAACATTCACGCAAAAAAGTTTAAAAAAGATATATGAATTTAAAGAGGCTGAGAAAACAATCTTTTTTGTAAGTCATAATTTGCGTCAAGTTCGTGAATTTTGTACAAAAATTGCATGGATTGAAGCGGGGCAACTTAAAGATTTTGGGACTGTTGAGGACATTCTTCCGAAATACGAGGCCTTTTTAAAAGACTTTAAGAAAAAGTCAGTCGCTGACCAAAAAGCATTTCGAGCGCAATTAGATGCGAATCGCTTCGAAATCAAATAACAGTACTTCAACATAGATTTTCATTCGCCGCACGCGCGTAATCAAACACAAATAAAAAACGTATTTCCATGCTTACTTTGGAAATACGTTTTTTTAATCTTTAAAGTATTTTTGTTTCAATACTGCAAACACAAATTTAGGAATCCTCTTAAAACGATGAATTCGTTTGATATCTGTAATTCCTCGATACACCCATTCTAAATTGAGCGCGCGCCATACGTATGGTGCACGTTTGACTTCTCCACTAAATACATCAATAGAACCACCCACGCCCATCAACATTGTATGATCAAAATGATGTCGATTGTGTTGAATCCATTGCTCTTGTTTCGGATAACCCATCCCTACAAAAATAAAATCAGGATTAAATTCACGGATCATTTCAACCACTTTAGGATCGGTAATATCTATAAATCCATGATGTGTTTGTATTTCTAATTGAGGGTATTTCTTTTTAATACGTCGCGCTGCTTTTTCAACCACAGGTGACGTCGCTCCTAGTAAAAACACTTTACGTTTCTCAATATCAGCAATATCTAGACATTGTTCCATCACTTCGATACCAGGCACGCGTTCTTGTAAGGGATGCCCTAAAATGCGCGCTGCTTTAACAATTCCAGTACCATCCGGAATAATATAATCCGCTTTATTTATAATGTTTTGGTATAAGGGATCTTCCGAGGCATAGTGAACAATTTCTGGATTAGCCGTCACCACAAATAAATTATACGGTGTATCTGTATGCATATAACGCATTATATGTTCTCGCATATCTAGTAATGTAACATTATCGAACAGTACATCCAACACTTGCACTTGCGCATGTGATTTATCAAGTGTGTAGGATGCAGATTCATTAGCAACGTCATGACTAGGAAAAGAGCGCTCATGGTTTATATCTGGCAACACTTTTGCCATAGTCTCACCTTCATTCCTTAAAATTTTACATCAGATTTACATATCATTTATGTAACTTTAACACATTTTACACCTAAATCAAGTTAAATAAACATAATTAATACCAAAGTATGAGAAAGACATGTTACACAAGTCACAAGACCGACATAAACATATTATTCGTTTCCAAATGTTGCGGTCACAGACTTTGTTCTGAGACACCAACACGGCATTTCACTTTGAAATAGATTTATTCATAACATCACTATGGCTTTGGCCATTGAAATCTACTCTTTTCAAATCAAAGTATTACTGGCACTATAATTTTATAAATGACACACACCCTATTACATCGCATTGAGAAAATTTAATACTTAATAAAAAGTTTATACTTATGCCTCTCATATTTTCATAATATACACTGCGCCCAATATTGATTATGATAAAATGAATACACCCCATATTAACATAGGTGAATATACGCGTTCCCCTTATTTTAAATATGCAATATAAAATACGATATATACATCTTAAGTCTATAGTCAGAACATCTACTCTTCTTTTATAATGAAACTCAAACCTATTCAGAAAGGATTACGTTTATGATGGACCAATCATGGCTCATTTCGCCCGTTCCCATTTCAATAATTTTGTTAATCATCATTACGGCACTTTACTTGGTGAGTCATTATTATCAACGTCACCCTGTTTTTTCCGTTTTAGATATTTTATTAAATTACATTCCTGTCCTCACGCATGAATTTGGTCACGTCCTTTTTAATCGATTGAGTGGTGGACGTGCTGTTGATTTTGTCGTTGTTGTGAAAAGAAGTGAACGACTTGCGACTGGGCAACAAGGATATGCGATTACAAAATCACGTAACCGACTCGGTCAAATTTGGACAACATTAGGGGGATATATTATGCCTCCCTTTATGTTGAGCGTGGGCTTAATTATGCAAAGTAAAGGCTATGGCGCATTGTTTATCCTTTTTTATGTTCTCATATTTTTGTATTTTACATGCGTCACTTCCCGCAAATGGACACCTATTTTGATTATTCTGTTTTTATCAATGACGATTTATTTGGGTGTACAATCTGAGAATTTAACAAATTACTCACTATTATACATGCTTATATACCATTTTCTTTTAGGAACCTTACTTGGAGAAGTATTGCAGTCTACTGTAACTATTGCACAACTCACCTTTAGTAGGCCAAAGCCGTCTTGGGATGGAAGTGCGCTAAGCGCTTTAACACACATTCCCACTATTTTTTATTCAAGCATATGGGTAATTTTAAACTTTACAAGTATGTATTTCCTCTTCCAACAATTATTTGGATCATAGATATTTACACTTACATGGAGCTTCATCGCATTTATTTAGAAGCGTTTGAGATTTTATAATATGAACAGAAAAATTGACCATCTATTTTACCGTTTTATAAACATAGCCATCAAAATTCATCTTTCAATGAACTTTGATGGCTTTTGTCATGCATAGTCAATGATTAAGAAAGTAAAGGCATCTTGCGGTTAGAATATAATGTGATACACGTTTTGATGACGTATACTTTACTTTGATACATTTATGCCGTTCTTTCAGCGAAAATGACATTTGCATTTTGATAACTTAAAATGATTGTTTGATTTTCATATTTAATTTCAAGCATTTCATTCGTTTCGTCTTTATTAACGATTTCAATCGTGTCACCCATTTGTATTGATTTACTTGAAAGATAAATTAATAGTTCTGTTTTGTCTCTGATGCGTTTTATAATCACTTTATCCCCTGCTTCGAAATCAATTAAGGGTGTCTTGTAACGTTCTTCAAAGTCATGCCCTCTTGGAATCATGCCGCCGTGTGGACACGTCTCAGGATATTGAAGCAACTCATCTAAGCGCTCCACAAAAAGACTCGATACACGATGTTCTAATACTTCTGCTTCCGCGTGTACTTCCTCCCATGTGTAATTCATCACTTCGATTAAAAACAATTCAATTAAACGGTGTCTCTTAATAATATCTAGTGTTGCTGAAACGCCTTTTTCAGAAAGTTTTACGCCTTTATAGGGCTTTGTTTCAACAAAACCTTCTTTTTCTAACCTCCCCACCATTTCACTTACTGATGGCGGTTTTATATTCAGAAACTGAGAGAGCGTTTTATTAGAAACATAATGCGTTTTTCCGTCGTGACTCAGTATCGCTTTAAGATAATCCTCTTTTTCCTCAGTTAACATATTTTCACCTCTTAAAAAGATTCACTTTATTGTATCACGAAACATCTTGACTTTGACAGATTTCATTCTATAATATAAATTTATTAGGGTTACCTAAATTACTTAAAAGGTTGTGTTAAAATGATTGAAATTAACAACTTAAACCTTACCCTTCAACATAAGCATGTACTTAAAAACATTTCATTAAAGTTACCGTTAAATGGTGAAATTATAGGTATCATGGGCCCCAACGGTAGCGGTAAGTCTACTTTAGTTAAAGCTTTAGTAGGAGAGTTGCAATATAAAGGAACGATCACTTTAAATGGTAAACCATTAAGTCATCTCAAACGTCATGTCGCTTACGTCCCTCAAAAAATGGCTTTAGACCTTGATTTTCCAATTGATGTTGAATCTCTAGTGTTATCAGGGTGCTATGGAGAAATTGGGTGGTTTAAGCGTGTACCGCAACAAAAACGCCAACAATGTCATTTATTATTACAAGAATTAGAACTATTCGATTTGCGAAAACGTCCACTTCATACATTAAGTGGTGGACAATTACAACGTGTCATATTAGCACGTACTTTGATGCGCACACATGATGTATATATTTTAGATGAACCATTTGTAGGGATAGATTTTAAAAGTGAAAAGATGATTATTCAAAAATTAAACGCCCTCAAAAAGGAAGGCAAACTCATTATCATCGTTCATCACGATTTATCTACTGCATCAGATTACTTTGATCGTGTCTTGTTGCTCAATCAAAGCGTTCAATTTTTCGGTCCGACAAAAGACGTATTAATTCCATCAAATATTGAGCAAACATTCCTAGCATCATTGCATGTAAATGACTCTACTACACTTATGAATCAACGAAAGGAGCAATCAAACAATGGAATTCCTACAACATCTCGTTGATTATCCGTTTTTAACACGTGCGCTACTTACAGCAATTCTTGTTGGTGCAGTATGTGGTATAGTGGGCTGTTTCATATTACTGAGAGGTCTATCTTTAATGGGAGATGCAATGAGTCACGCTGTACTGCCAGGTGTAGCAGTATCATTTTTACTCAATATCCCTATGTTTATCGGTGCTTTAGTGACAGGTGTTTTTAGCAGCTTATGTATTGGTTATATTTCAGACACAACCAAAACTAAGAAAGATGCAGCTATTGGTATAATATTCACCACTTTTCTTGCGACAGGTATTATTTTAATAAGTGCGATTCAATCTACAACTGATTTATATCATATTTTATTTGGCAATATATTAGCCATTACAGATGACGCATTCTATACCACACTCTGGATTAGTTTGTGTGTCATTGGCGTCATCCTTTTACTCTATCGCCCGTTAAAAATTTCAACGTTCGATCCAATATTTAGCAGAATGAATGGTATACCTACACGATTCATTCATTATTTAGTGATGTTACTTTTAGCACTTGTTATCGTTACCAGTGTCCAAACTGTAGGTGTTATTTTAGTTGTCGCATTACTCATCACACCAGCATCAACGGCATATCTCATTGCTAACAAACTGTCCACGATGCTCATCATTTCATGTATATGTAGCATGATTAGTGCGACATTTGGCATATATTTTAGTTTCCAACTGAATTTACCAAGTGGTGCTGTTATTGTCCTTATCGCCGCTACACTTTACGCATTGAGTCT
The sequence above is a segment of the Staphylococcus hyicus genome. Coding sequences within it:
- the tagH gene encoding teichoic acids export ABC transporter ATP-binding subunit TagH, with the protein product MKPTVNIEHVTKEYRIYRNNKERIKDALWPKHKNKTFYALKDVSIQAYPGDVIGLVGINGSGKSTLSNMIGGSLTPTHGHIDKAGDVSVIAINAGLNGNLTGMENIEFKMLCMGFNKHEIKALTPQIVEFSELGEFIYQPVKKYSSGMRSKLGFSISVTINPEILVIDEALSVGDQTFTQKSLKKIYEFKEAEKTIFFVSHNLRQVREFCTKIAWIEAGQLKDFGTVEDILPKYEAFLKDFKKKSVADQKAFRAQLDANRFEIK
- the tarA gene encoding N-acetylglucosaminyldiphosphoundecaprenol N-acetyl-beta-D-mannosaminyltransferase TarA translates to MAKVLPDINHERSFPSHDVANESASYTLDKSHAQVQVLDVLFDNVTLLDMREHIMRYMHTDTPYNLFVVTANPEIVHYASEDPLYQNIINKADYIIPDGTGIVKAARILGHPLQERVPGIEVMEQCLDIADIEKRKVFLLGATSPVVEKAARRIKKKYPQLEIQTHHGFIDITDPKVVEMIREFNPDFIFVGMGYPKQEQWIQHNRHHFDHTMLMGVGGSIDVFSGEVKRAPYVWRALNLEWVYRGITDIKRIHRFKRIPKFVFAVLKQKYFKD
- a CDS encoding M50 family metallopeptidase, which codes for MMDQSWLISPVPISIILLIIITALYLVSHYYQRHPVFSVLDILLNYIPVLTHEFGHVLFNRLSGGRAVDFVVVVKRSERLATGQQGYAITKSRNRLGQIWTTLGGYIMPPFMLSVGLIMQSKGYGALFILFYVLIFLYFTCVTSRKWTPILIILFLSMTIYLGVQSENLTNYSLLYMLIYHFLLGTLLGEVLQSTVTIAQLTFSRPKPSWDGSALSALTHIPTIFYSSIWVILNFTSMYFLFQQLFGS
- a CDS encoding metal-dependent transcriptional regulator, whose amino-acid sequence is MLTEEKEDYLKAILSHDGKTHYVSNKTLSQFLNIKPPSVSEMVGRLEKEGFVETKPYKGVKLSEKGVSATLDIIKRHRLIELFLIEVMNYTWEEVHAEAEVLEHRVSSLFVERLDELLQYPETCPHGGMIPRGHDFEERYKTPLIDFEAGDKVIIKRIRDKTELLIYLSSKSIQMGDTIEIVNKDETNEMLEIKYENQTIILSYQNANVIFAERTA
- a CDS encoding metal ABC transporter ATP-binding protein, whose protein sequence is MIEINNLNLTLQHKHVLKNISLKLPLNGEIIGIMGPNGSGKSTLVKALVGELQYKGTITLNGKPLSHLKRHVAYVPQKMALDLDFPIDVESLVLSGCYGEIGWFKRVPQQKRQQCHLLLQELELFDLRKRPLHTLSGGQLQRVILARTLMRTHDVYILDEPFVGIDFKSEKMIIQKLNALKKEGKLIIIVHHDLSTASDYFDRVLLLNQSVQFFGPTKDVLIPSNIEQTFLASLHVNDSTTLMNQRKEQSNNGIPTTSR
- a CDS encoding metal ABC transporter permease, whose translation is MEFLQHLVDYPFLTRALLTAILVGAVCGIVGCFILLRGLSLMGDAMSHAVLPGVAVSFLLNIPMFIGALVTGVFSSLCIGYISDTTKTKKDAAIGIIFTTFLATGIILISAIQSTTDLYHILFGNILAITDDAFYTTLWISLCVIGVILLLYRPLKISTFDPIFSRMNGIPTRFIHYLVMLLLALVIVTSVQTVGVILVVALLITPASTAYLIANKLSTMLIISCICSMISATFGIYFSFQLNLPSGAVIVLIAATLYALSLIYIKIKSKLLKGAVHTS